GCGCTAGATGACAGAGAACCTGCTGTCCCCTCCACTTACATTATCATTGCAATTATTCTAACTGGTGCCCGTATTGGCGAAATTAGCGGACTAAAGTGGCACAACCTTAATATCAAAAAACATACTATTGCGATTCATCATTCTTACAACAGTGATATTAAAGAACTAGGGCCAACTAAAAACACCTCTTCTTATCGCACAATTCGAATTAACGCCAAACTGATTGAATTGCTAAAAGAAATCAAAACTGACGATCAGGACGGTTATATCTTTAAAGAAAAAGATACTGACCTGCCACCTGCTAATCGAACGGTTAATAGTAAATTGCAAGTAATTATGAAACACGCCAATTTAACTAAGAAAGATTTTACAATTCATAGTTTACGTCATGTGCATGTGGCTATACTTCATCACAAAAATGTTGATTGGATGGCTATCTCAAAAAGACTAGGTCACAAAAATTTATCAATGACATTAAATGTGTATGCTTATTACATTGATGAGGATAAAAGAAAAAGTGACAAAGAAATAGAAAAAAAGCTAGACGATTTATTCATCTAACTTTTTTTAATAACCCTGATGGGCATTTGTTGGGCAAATCAGTTTTTCAAAGCTCTCAAGCCTTGCTGTTAAGCCACCTATATTGGGATATCCGGGCTCGAACCGAAACATGCAGGAACCAGAAACCTGTGCCTTACCATTTGGCTATATCCCATTGATAAAATCACCCGTACGAGAATTGAACTCGTAACTCCACCTTGAGAGGGTGGCGTCTTAACCATTTGACCAACGGGCAAAATCAACATAAATTATTATGCTTGTAAAAAGTGTTCTTGTCAAGAGAAAATTCGCTATAATAAATAATAAAAACAATTTTGCAAAGGAAAACCTATTATGAGTAATTATTCAGCTACACAAACCTTAATTGAATCAATGGTTTCAGAGCGAATTGTCCCTGGAGTAAATTATGCTTTTATTGAAAATGAACAAAGCTTTACTTCTACAATTGGCTTTGCCAGTATTTATCCAACCGTAACACAACTCAGTCCTTTTGCTAAATACGATCTTGCTAGTTTAACTAAAGTACTAGCAACTGAAAATATTTTATTAAAATTATACGATCAAGGCAAAATTAACTTTTCAGAGCCGCTACATGATTTTATTCCTGAATTTAGTGATAAGCGAGTACGTCTATATCACTTATTAACTCACACCAGTGGTATCGCCGGTTGGATTCCTAATCGCGATCAACTTACTCATGATGACTTACTCGATTCAATTATTCACTTACCAGTAACTAGTGAATTTGAGCATAAAATGCGTTATTCGGATACTAACTTTATCTTACTTGGAATGGTTATTACCAAAATCTACGGTCAATCAATCCAAGATGTCGCAATGAAAGAGATATTTGCACCAATGGGTTTGAAACATACTACTTTTTCACCCATTAAAAAAGATTGTGTCCCAACTACTAGCAACGATCAAATATTGCAAGGAATTGCTCACGATCCTAAGGCACGTCAATTAGGAAAGGACTGTGGATCTGCCGGACTTTTTGCTAATCTTCCAGACCTAATCACTATCAGTAACGGCTATCTGGGAATTGACCGCAATATTCTGCCTTTTGGACAAAATACAGTCAGCCAGTTATTTGAAAATAAAAATCCAATTGGACTAAAAGCTCGATCTTGGGGCTGGGACTTACGCTTTGATCCGCAAGACCATTATCCACTCATTTTGCATACAGGCTACACTGGCACCTTAATGCTGCTCGATCGAGTTAAAAAAACAGGCTTGATAATCCTAACTAACCGTGTTCATCCAACTGGTCATAATCAGATCTTTTTAACTATTCGAGAAAAAATCATCCAAAGTTTTTTAAAAGAAAACGACCAATAAGGTTAAATCAATAAATTTTTGCAAATAAAAAAGCTACTAAAACTAGTCAAAGAAACTTTAGTAGCTTTAAATTTAGCATTTTTTGTGACTTGGTAAAAAATGATAGACCAAATCCACAACAGCTTGTGAAAGCATCCCACCAGCCATCCAATACATTGCTGGCATCATTTTACCCGTAAAAGTAAAATAAGCGGTTATTCCGTAAATGATTACCCATAAAATTTTGAAAAATAAGTTATCACACATCATCGTAAAAAACTCCTTTTGATTTGCTAGTTCAATTATACTGTTTTTTTGCCTAAATGAAAGCGATTATGATGTTCTTTAACTTCGATTTGTCAATCACCAAAATCTGCGTCTTATTTATCCTGCATGGTTGTCAAATGTTTACAAGCGTAAGCTCCAGAAAAATAAATTTAGAATTTTCTAAGTAGCAATTGCAAATTTATAAAATCAGCTTACAATGTAATTTAATTATTTTATCTCAAACAAAAACAGAGCATCACTATTAAGCTCTACTCCGTTTTAATTTAATTATTCCTGCTCAAAACGTGCAGTTAAATTGTCATGTAATTCTTCATAACCAGGTTTATTCAATAAGCCAAACATATTGCGCTTGTATTCTTCAACTCCTGGCTGGTTAAATGGGTTAATGCCGTTAAGATATCCTGAAATCGCAATTGCCAGCTCAAAGAAGTAAATGAGATACCCCAAAGTATGTTCAGTTTGATCAGGAATGTTAACTGTCATTACGGGAACCCCGCCATCTGTATGCGCCAAAACCACACCTTCATATGCACGATCGTTAACGTAATTTAAACTCTTCCCTGACAAGAAATTCAACTGATCCAAATTATTTTCATCATCTGGAATTTCAACATCATTAGATGGATTTTCTACTCTAATCACTGTCTCAAATAAGTTACGCAGGCCTTCTTGAATATATTGCCCTAATGAATGCAAATCTGTAGTAAAGTTGGCACTTGCTGGCCAAATACCTTTATTATCCTTACCTTCAGACTCACCCATTAACTGTTTGCACCATTCAGCAAACATTCTCAAAGTTGGTTCATAATTTTCAACAATTTCAGTCGTGTAACCTTTACGATAAAGAATATTACGCAAAGCTGCATATTGATATGGCGTTGATTTACTTAAATCAGTATCACTATAATCACTACGTGCATCAGCAGCACCCTGCATTAATTGATCAATATCTGCACCAGAAGCTGCAATTGGCAATAAACCAACAGCAGACAACACACTATAACGCCCACCAATATCATCAGGTACAACAAATTCAGCATAGCCTTCTGCATCAGCTTCAGTCTTAAGTGCACCTTTAGCACGGTCAGTTGTTGCATAAATTCGCTTTTTGGCAGCTTCCTTGCCATACTTTTTAATTAGCTTTTCTTTAAAAATTCTAAAAGCAACTGCAGGTTCAGTAGTAGTTCCTGATTTAGAAATAATATTAATACTGAAGTCTTTATCGCCTAGCCATGCCATTAAATCGTGCAGATATGAACCTGAAAGTGAATTACCACAAAAAACGATTGTCGGATAATTTTCTTTAGACTTACCATAAAAAGCACTATTTAAAAATTCAATTGCAGCTTGGGCGCCAAGATATGAGCCACCGATGCCAATACAAATTAATACTTCTGAATCACTTTGAATCTGTTTAGCAGCTTGCTTGATTCTCGCAAATTCCTCTCGGTCATAATTAACTGGCAAGTCAACCCAACCTAAAAAATCGCTACCGGCTCCAGTTCCAGTTCTTAACTCTTTATCTGCTGCATCAACTAATGCTTGCATCTCACCAAGCTCATTTTCATGAATAAATGGTGTTAGTTTAGTATTGTCAAAATTAATTAAACTCATAAATTTGCTTCCTTACTGTATATAATATTTACTTCACAAGAACATTTTAGCAATCTTATTTTGTAAATTCCAGTGCTTTTTCCTAGTTTTAAAAAGTTTGCCTTAATTAGACCGAAAGCGATTAACTAACCAATAAAATAGATAACCAATTATTGCCCCACAACTATTAAAAAAAACATCATCAATATCACTAACACCAGTCTGTAATAAAAACTGCATCCCTTCGATAAAAACTGATAAAATAATTCCAGCTAGTATAACTCGCCAAAAAGATTGCTTCTTTGAAAAAACAAACGGCGCCAAAAAACCAAATGGAATAAAGCATAAGATATTACCTAATGAATTGTAAAAAAAATCCAATTGACTACTGGCATAAAACAATTTCCATGTTTCCTTTAAAAAGGTTAAATTAATCTCATTCAACGGACGACTAAAATCAAACGATAATTGCCAAGGAAAATAAGTGTTGCGGAAAGTAGTTACCATTAGTAATAAAATTAGATAAAAACTAAATAGCCAGACCCCAGCTTCTGATTTGATTGTCCGGCGTCTTCTTACTGCCAATAGCCAAACCAATCGCAATAAAGCAAACAATAAAAAGTAAAATAGAGTCTTATCAATCGCTAGCATCGTCAATTTGACTAAGGCAAAATGGTTAAGTTTAGTAGCAAAATTTTGAGCAAGTAAATTATAAAGTGGTCCTAAAAAAATCATATCTCAATCAATTCCTAAAATAGAGTACAGCTCATTATACAAAACTTTGGTATGATAAATCTTAAAAAAAGACTAACAATATCGAAAAAAATGACTAAAGCTAACTAAACTATTAAAATTAAAACTATTAAGGAGAGTTCATTTTGCAAAAAAAGCGATTAATCAATTTTATTCAAACCAGAACTGGATTTTTCATCTTACTAGTTAGTTTATTTACTCTGAAATATATCTTTGCCGCTTATCATGACTTCAATTTAGGAATCAACGATCCTTACCAGCACTTCATTATGTGGCTTAGCCCAATTGGAACAGCCACTCTTTTGTTCAGTATCGGGTTTTACTTTCCTAAGCCCCTAGTATCATACGGCGTTATGCTGCTAATGGATTTTGCTAACACCGGTCTGCTCTTTGCTAATGTTCTATATTATCGACAGTTCTCCGATTTTATTACTGTTAAAACTATCGCTAATGCTGGCAAAGTAGCACCAGGCCTAGGTAAAAGTGCCGTTGCCTTATTGCAACCAAGTGACCTTTTACTTTGGCTCGATCTAATTATCATTTTGATCTTGTTGTGCAGTCATAAGCTCCAAGTAGATCAACATTCTTATGGGTTACTAACACCTTTTGCTGCAAGCACTGTTGGTGTCCTAATACTAGTTACTAATATTTTCTTAGCAGAAACCTCCAGACCGCGCCTATTGGGGACTACTTTTGATCGTTCTTATGTCGTAAAATACTTGGGAATCGATACCTATACTGTTTATGATGCTGTGAAAAATGAGCAAACTGAACAAACAAATCGCAATGCAAATGCGGCTGACTTGAATAAAGTTCTAACGTTTACCAAGCAAAGCAAACTGCCAATTAATTCACAGTATTTTGGTAAGGAAAAGGGCAAAAACGTAATTGTTATCCACCTCGAGAGTTTTCAGCAATTTCTGATTAACTTAAAGAT
This DNA window, taken from Lactobacillus sp. ESL0684, encodes the following:
- a CDS encoding site-specific integrase, whose protein sequence is MPVRKRGKSWSARINWRDANGKLHQMEKGGFKTKVEAEQYVVKQQYMHTQGVDIEENPVFADYFHEWWITFKKPHIRHETQKRYITNDKIIHDYFKDTRIKKIKRIHWQQFINDVCKTHSTTTVRLLNRQFRACVKNAIADGIITLDFTQGVNINGNDANTRKPIFLSYAEAQKLLKTALDDREPAVPSTYIIIAIILTGARIGEISGLKWHNLNIKKHTIAIHHSYNSDIKELGPTKNTSSYRTIRINAKLIELLKEIKTDDQDGYIFKEKDTDLPPANRTVNSKLQVIMKHANLTKKDFTIHSLRHVHVAILHHKNVDWMAISKRLGHKNLSMTLNVYAYYIDEDKRKSDKEIEKKLDDLFI
- a CDS encoding serine hydrolase domain-containing protein, which encodes MSNYSATQTLIESMVSERIVPGVNYAFIENEQSFTSTIGFASIYPTVTQLSPFAKYDLASLTKVLATENILLKLYDQGKINFSEPLHDFIPEFSDKRVRLYHLLTHTSGIAGWIPNRDQLTHDDLLDSIIHLPVTSEFEHKMRYSDTNFILLGMVITKIYGQSIQDVAMKEIFAPMGLKHTTFSPIKKDCVPTTSNDQILQGIAHDPKARQLGKDCGSAGLFANLPDLITISNGYLGIDRNILPFGQNTVSQLFENKNPIGLKARSWGWDLRFDPQDHYPLILHTGYTGTLMLLDRVKKTGLIILTNRVHPTGHNQIFLTIREKIIQSFLKENDQ
- a CDS encoding glucose-6-phosphate isomerase, translated to MSLINFDNTKLTPFIHENELGEMQALVDAADKELRTGTGAGSDFLGWVDLPVNYDREEFARIKQAAKQIQSDSEVLICIGIGGSYLGAQAAIEFLNSAFYGKSKENYPTIVFCGNSLSGSYLHDLMAWLGDKDFSINIISKSGTTTEPAVAFRIFKEKLIKKYGKEAAKKRIYATTDRAKGALKTEADAEGYAEFVVPDDIGGRYSVLSAVGLLPIAASGADIDQLMQGAADARSDYSDTDLSKSTPYQYAALRNILYRKGYTTEIVENYEPTLRMFAEWCKQLMGESEGKDNKGIWPASANFTTDLHSLGQYIQEGLRNLFETVIRVENPSNDVEIPDDENNLDQLNFLSGKSLNYVNDRAYEGVVLAHTDGGVPVMTVNIPDQTEHTLGYLIYFFELAIAISGYLNGINPFNQPGVEEYKRNMFGLLNKPGYEELHDNLTARFEQE
- a CDS encoding VanZ family protein, coding for MIFLGPLYNLLAQNFATKLNHFALVKLTMLAIDKTLFYFLLFALLRLVWLLAVRRRRTIKSEAGVWLFSFYLILLLMVTTFRNTYFPWQLSFDFSRPLNEINLTFLKETWKLFYASSQLDFFYNSLGNILCFIPFGFLAPFVFSKKQSFWRVILAGIILSVFIEGMQFLLQTGVSDIDDVFFNSCGAIIGYLFYWLVNRFRSN